In Geotrypetes seraphini chromosome 4, aGeoSer1.1, whole genome shotgun sequence, a single window of DNA contains:
- the LOC117359700 gene encoding LOW QUALITY PROTEIN: ubiquilin-4-like (The sequence of the model RefSeq protein was modified relative to this genomic sequence to represent the inferred CDS: deleted 1 base in 1 codon): MSIKESYQLYRRRRLIFAGKILKDGDTLNQHGIKDGLTVHLVIKTPQKTPDPSAAASSPASSTTTSPAGAGTAPTASTPGSPTATDQPSTSGSAPSDSGGGGGDVGGGGDAGSTSSRRNSGTGVTTGPSGGPSNESPSILSGFGGLAGLGTLGMGSANFMELQQQMQRQLMSNPEMLSQIMENPLVQSMMSSPDLMRQMIMANPQMQQLMERNPEISHMLNNPELMRQTMELARNPAMMQEMMRNQDRALSNLESIPGGYNALRRMYTDIQEPMFSAAREQFGSNPFSSVPGNTDASASQPLRTENREPLPNPWGPSSPPNQSTPTISNPLGVSAGSLGSGMFNSPEMQGLLQQISENPQLMQNMISAPYMRSMMQTLSQNPDLAAQMIGNNPLFSGNSQLQEQLRLQLPAFLQQMQNPEALSIMTNPRAMQALLQIQQGLQTLQTEAPGLVPSLSSFGLSGTPPSTGGSTNPESPPSSTSVPAGGSSSQQQQQLMQQIIRMLANSGSQVQNPEVRFQQQLEQLNAMGFINQEANLQALIATGGDINAAIERLLGSQPS, from the exons ATGAGTATTAAAGAGTCTTACCAATTATATAGAAGAAGGAGGCTGATCTTTGCTGGGAAGATCCTGAAGGATGGCGACACTTTAAACCAACATGGGATTAAAGATGGACTGACAGTGCATTTGGTCATCAAGACGCCCCAAAAGACTCCAGATCCCTCAGCTGCTGCATCTTCACCTGCTTCTTCCACTACTACTTCTCCGGCGGGTGCTGGCACTGCCCCTACGGCTAGTACACCTGGGTCTCCCACTGCCACAGACCAGCCTTCGACTTCCGGCAGTGCCCCATCAGACAGCGGCGGCGGTGGCGGTGATGTCGGTGGCGGCGGTGATGCTGGTAGTACCAGCAGTAGGCGGAACAGTGGAACTGGGGTGACGACAGGCCCCAGCGGGGGACCATCCAACGAGTCTCCCTCCATCCTCTCCGGTTTTGGTGGCCTTGCTGGTCTGGGCACCCTGGGCATGGGCTCGGCCAACTTCATGGAACTGCAGCAACAGATGCAACGGCAGCTGATGTCCAATCCCGAGATGCTGTCGCAGATCATGGAGAACCCACTGGTCCAGAGCATGATGTCCAGCCCCGATCTGATGCGACAGATGATCATGGCAAACCCTCAGATGCAGCAGCTAATGGAGAGGAACCCTGAGATCAGCCACATGCTGAACAATCCCGAGCTCATGCGACAGACTATGGAGTTAGCCCGGAACCCTGCGATGATGCAGGAGATGATGAGGAACCAAGATCGAGCCCTCAGTAACCTGGAGAGCATCCCGGGCGGGTACAATGCCCTGCGGCGGATGTATACGGACATTCAGGAGCCCATGTTCAGCGCAGCAAGAGAACAGTTTGGCAGTAACCCTTTTTCCTCCGTGCCTGGAAACACAGATGCCTCAGCGTCGCAGCCCTTAAGGACAGAGAACCGAGAGCCCCTGCCGAACCCCTGGGGTCCCTCATCG CCACCAAACCAAAGCACGCCTACCATATCGAACCCCCTTGGAGTCAGCGCTGGCAGCCTGGGCTCCGGGATGTTTAACAGCCCAGAAATGCAGGGCTTGCTACAACAGATATCGGAAAACCCACAGCTCATGCAGAACATGATTTCCGCCCCTTACATGCGCAGTATGATGCAGACCCTGTCGCAAAACCCAGACTTGGCAGCACAGATGATCGGAAACAACCCTCTCTTTTCCGGGAACAGTCAGCTCCAGGAGCAGCTACGGCTTCAGCTGCCAGCGTTTCTGCAGCAGATGCAGAACCCGGAGGCTCTCTCGATAATGACCAATCCCCGAGCCATGCAGGCTCTGCTACAAATCCAGCAGGGACTTCAGACGCTGCAAACAGAGGCACCAGGGCTGGTTCCCAGCCTCAGTTCATTTGGGTTGTCTGGAACGCCCCCCTCCACCGGAGGAAGCACAAACCCTGAGAGTCCGCCATCTTCCACCTCCGTGCCAGCAGGGGGCAGCAgctcccagcagcagcagcaactcaTGCAGCAGATAATTCGGATGCTGGCTAATAGCGGTTCTCAGGTGCAGAATCCAGAAGTGCGCTTCCAACAGCAGCTGGAGCAGCTGAACGCCATGGGCTTTATCAACCAGGAGGCCAACCTGCAGGCCCTGATTGCCACCGGTGGCGACATCAACGCAGCCATCGAGAGACTGCTGGGCTCCCAGCCTTCCTAA